Proteins encoded in a region of the Quercus lobata isolate SW786 chromosome 8, ValleyOak3.0 Primary Assembly, whole genome shotgun sequence genome:
- the LOC115955635 gene encoding DNA topoisomerase 2-like isoform X1, producing METEVPKVPAKKKEPSKRAAAAQKKKPLATVSEISDDDDDDYNDINEIDDDDDDDDEDSEIEVVATPEARKKGGGKLAANAKAVKAPAAAKKRGAANKQQPQTLAQKLLTDMLKPAENSRISPEKKVRKMRASPFNKKSGSVLGRVGKVNEVTENEENWGSASTSASTEETIEVAPARARPQRVNQVRKQGAMGQVVAHQRGSHGLEN from the exons ATGGAGACTGAAGTGCCCAAAGTACCAGCCAAGAAGAAAGAACCTAGCAAAAGGGCTGCTGCTGCACAGAAGAAGAAGCCCTTGGCAACTGTTTCGGAGAtatctgatgatgatgatgatgattataatgatattaatgaaattgatgatgatgatgatgatgatgatgaagatagtGAGATAGAAGTTGTAGCTACTCCAGAAGCCAGGAAAAAGGGCGGGGGAAAACTGGCTGCAAATGCAAAGGCAGTTAAGGCCCCTGCAGCGGCAAAGAAGAGAGGTGCAGCGAATAAGCAGCAGCCTCAGACATTGGCCCAGAAGCTTTTAACTGACATGTTAAAGCCTGCTGAAAATTCCAGGATTTCACCGGAGAAGAAAGTGAGAAAGATGAGGGCATCTCCATTCAACAAGAAAAGTGGTTCTGTGTTGGGAAGGGTTGGTAAGGTAAATGAAGTGactgaaaatgaagaaaattggGGTTCTGCTTCTACTTCTGCCAGTACTGAAGAAACTATTGAAGTTGCACCAGCAAGAGCAAGACCTCAAAGGGTGAACCAAGTTAGAAAACAAG GTGCTATGGGCCAGGTAGTTGCCCATCAAAGAGGGTCGCATGGGCTAGAGAATTGA
- the LOC115955635 gene encoding DNA topoisomerase 2-like isoform X2, protein METEVPKVPAKKKEPSKRAAAAQKKKPLATVSEISDDDDDDYNDINEIDDDDDDDDEDSEIEVVATPEARKKGGGKLAANAKAVKAPAAAKKRGAANKQQPQTLAQKLLTDMLKPAENSRISPEKKVRKMRASPFNKKSGSVLGRVGKVNEVTENEENWGSASTSASTEETIEVAPARARPQRVNQVRKQDADEKYDSINLVLWAR, encoded by the exons ATGGAGACTGAAGTGCCCAAAGTACCAGCCAAGAAGAAAGAACCTAGCAAAAGGGCTGCTGCTGCACAGAAGAAGAAGCCCTTGGCAACTGTTTCGGAGAtatctgatgatgatgatgatgattataatgatattaatgaaattgatgatgatgatgatgatgatgatgaagatagtGAGATAGAAGTTGTAGCTACTCCAGAAGCCAGGAAAAAGGGCGGGGGAAAACTGGCTGCAAATGCAAAGGCAGTTAAGGCCCCTGCAGCGGCAAAGAAGAGAGGTGCAGCGAATAAGCAGCAGCCTCAGACATTGGCCCAGAAGCTTTTAACTGACATGTTAAAGCCTGCTGAAAATTCCAGGATTTCACCGGAGAAGAAAGTGAGAAAGATGAGGGCATCTCCATTCAACAAGAAAAGTGGTTCTGTGTTGGGAAGGGTTGGTAAGGTAAATGAAGTGactgaaaatgaagaaaattggGGTTCTGCTTCTACTTCTGCCAGTACTGAAGAAACTATTGAAGTTGCACCAGCAAGAGCAAGACCTCAAAGGGTGAACCAAGTTAGAAAACAAG ATGCTGATGAAAAGTATGACTCAATTAACTTG GTGCTATGGGCCAGGTAG
- the LOC115956816 gene encoding DNA topoisomerase 2-like, with translation MEKPKEEDIERVRYCRNCIVNGDGPLCVSCELDGLFQDYEARLFRLNKEHGGMITSAEEAIDLQKRNSALNQFEDDPDVYGLKPIKYVGIEVSQVKGGSVYDNVLICDDPDYATQVVEEVFAKREIEKEALEEAEKVRKAREEEEAQRAREEGERRRRERGYDRRYRDRYKDRYRRDRRDYMDDYHKFLLNKREMELLKLENKVRFILAVVKGEIIVSNRKRADLFVELQTKGFTPFPKKTKAVEPEVAGATDDTEETEVKSPADSSSNGVQISDYEYLLAMAIGSLTIEKVQELCAERDKVNKEVDDLRKETPKSFWRTDLDALEGQLDELERSDVSQRS, from the exons ATGGAGAAACCAAAAGAGGAGGATATTGAACGAGTGAGATACTGCCGAAATTGCATTGTCAATGGGGATGGTCCTTTATGTGTTTCATGTGAACTAGATGGATTATTCCAG GATTATGAAGCAAGGCTCTTTCGTCTTAACAAAGAACATGGAGGGATGATTACATCTGCTGAAGAGGCCATAGATTTGCAGAAGAGGAACTCTGCACTCAATC AGTTTGAAGATGACCCTGATGTTTATGGGCTTAAGCCAATTAAGTATGTAGGAATTGAGGTTTCGCAG GTAAAGGGTGGGTCAGTTTACGACAATGTTTTGATCTGTGATGACCCAGATTATGCAACACAAGTTGTGGAAGAAGTATTTGCAAAGAGGGAG ATTGAAAAAGAGGCCTTAGAGGAAgcagagaaagtgagaaaagcACGAGAGGAAGAG GAAGCTCAAAGAGCAAGAGAAGAAGGTGAAAGGAGGAGAAGAGAGCGGGGTTATGATCGACGGTACAGGGATAGATATAAGGACAGATACAGAAGG GACCGTCGTGATTACATGGATGATTACCAT AAATTTCTACTGAACAAACGTGAAATGGAGTTGTTGAAGTTAGAAAACAAGGTTAGGTTTATCCTTGCAGTTGTGAAGGGAGAGATCATTGTAAGTAATAGGAAGAGAGCTGATCTGTTTGTTGAGTTGCAAACAAAAGGTTTCACTCCTTTTCCAAAGAAAACTAAAGCTGTTGAGCCAGAAGTTGCTGGTGCAACTGATGATACAGAAGAAACAGAAGTGAAATCTCCTGCTGACAGCAGTAGTAATGGGGTACAGATAAGTGATTATGAGTATCTACTGGCCATGGCAATTGGAAGCTTGACCATTGAGAAGGTTCAGGAGTTATGCGCTGAAAGGGATAAGGTCAATAAGGAGGTTGATGATTTGAGAAAGGAAACTCCAAAGTCCTTTTGGAGGACAGATCTTGATGCTTTGGAGGGGCAACTCGAT GAGCTAGAGAGAAGTGATGTGAGTCAGAGGagttaa